The Rhinatrema bivittatum chromosome 4, aRhiBiv1.1, whole genome shotgun sequence genome window below encodes:
- the LOC115089253 gene encoding protein SSUH2 homolog gives MQEALNHFDKSLSSVENLPYILSFPYDLPSLPSSCPSPSPVVQLTPLSSQRSSPYSILRLKSLPLPRPSTHSAPQLRSPPSLEAPGSPTLQATTVPSRKLAFRQTQQPTPPSSKSWARRGKKESKKTQTELFLPVRFLPLSEEQIRKVLLDWVSTRRSYRKRAAREMIFAVIDFVIVYLYRLETFIEERSVTLQHKPFGTSVDHGAIEDWQMDPWDVATAPSQMFHNEIKYLRMPHSEEEKICLECGGSKWVECDACLSSGTIRCSTCRGSGRSLLGSFCHICEGKQLVKCMNCMGEAKHICPSCAGQGLHYYFKELKVEFKTSIHQHICSTVEIPHHLVEAADGEILYEHDAERVDPLTTFSEQEINRASQMFVEISENVLNPGCRILRQRHYLKAVPVTRVYYRWTTAVGLFFLYGIKNSVHCTDYPDQSTSCLPVCW, from the coding sequence ATGCAAGAGGCCCTGAATCATTTTGACAAGTCTTTATCCAGTGTGGAAAATTTACCTTATATTTTAAGTTTTCCATATGATCTACCTTCGCTTCCATCATCTTGTCCATCTCCGAGTCCAGTGGTACAGCTGACACCACTGTCATCGCAAAGATCATCACCGTATTCAATACTTCGTTTAAAATCACTACCATTACCAAGACCATCAACACATTCAGCTCCACAGCTGAGATCACCACCATCACTAGAAGCACCAGGGTCTCCAACTCTACAGGCAACAACAGTTCCATCACGAAAGCTAGCATTCAGACAAACTCAACAACCAACACCACCATCATCAAAATCCTGGGCCAGAAGAGGCAAGAAAGAGAgtaaaaaaactcaaacagaaCTCTTTCTCCCTGTTCGTTTCCTGCCTTTGTCAGAAGAGCAGATCCGGAAGGTTTTGCTTGATTGGGTGTCCACAAGACGTTCATATCGGAAAAGGGCAGCACGAGAGATGATATTTGCGGTAATAGATTTTGTAATAGTGTATCTGTACAGGCTAGAAACATTTATAGAAGAGCGGTCTGTCACTCTTCAACATAAACCCTTTGGCACGTCTGTGGATCATGGTGCCATTGAGGACTGGCAGATGGATCCTTGGGATGTAGCCACTGCCCCTTCTCAAATGTTTCATAATGAGATAAAGTACTTGCGTATGCCACACAGTGAGGAGGAAAAGATCTGCCTTGAGTGTGGAGGAAGCAAGTGGGTCGAATGTGATGCGTGTCTTTCATCAGGCACCATACGTTGTTCAACCTGTCGTGGCAGTGGGAGAAGTCTCCTAGGAAGCTTCTGTCACATCTGCGAAGGAAAGCAATTAGTCAAGTGTATGAATTGCATGGGAGAGGCCAAACACATTTGCCCATCCTGTGCAGGTCAAGGACTTCATTATTACTTCAAAGAATTAAAAGTTGAATTTAAGACCAGCATTCACCAGCATATCTGTTCCACTGTAGAGATTCCCCACCATTTAGTAGAAGCAGCAGACGGGGAAATCCTATATGAACATGATGCAGAAAGAGTCGACCCACTCACGACCTTCTCTGAGCAGGAAATCAATCGAGCCTCCCAGATGTTTGTGGAAATTAGTGAGAATGTACTGAATCCTGGCTGCAGAATCTTACGACAGAGACATTACCTGAAAGCAGTCCCCGTCACCAGGGTCTACTACCGATGGACTACAGCGGTTggacttttctttttgtatggaaTAAAAAACTCTGTTCACTGTACTGATTATCCAGATCAAAGTACTTCCTGCTTACCAGTCTGTTGGTAA
- the LOC115089254 gene encoding protein SSUH2 homolog translates to MQEMQEALDHFDKSLEGVENLPYIVSYPPLPSPHPKLRSTLRSSPYSSGRPSPQLTRQSTPMRSPSPSAKPGKKRGKEELQYGRGEVFYAIHFRPLSEQQIRELLLKWVSTQPSYRKQAAKEMIFRSVSSVTVYLYRLDTFIEERSIHAKFEPYGTHVLDRPVEGWRLDPWDLAASPFQMFNNEIKCVRVPHTDEVQMCPECEGKRCVPCKACFGTGTMRCLACEGTGRNWFRMSCSACQGRQLLKCTTCFGTAQLSCQSCIGQGFCCYFKELKVEFRNIMYQHIFTTLEIPRHLLAEAEGDILYEQDGRRVSPITSFPDESINKASQVFVEISKRFSGPDCQILWQKHHLKAVPVTTVCYQWRKDGKFFVYGIKNSVYCIDYPSQSTSCLPACC, encoded by the coding sequence ATGCAGGAGATGCAAGAGGCCCTGGATCATTTTGATAAGTCTCTAGAAGGTGTAGAAAACTTACCTTATATTGTAAGTTATCCACCACTTCCATCTCCACATCCAAAGTTACGCTCGACATTAAGATCCTCACCGTATTCATCAGGAAGACCCTCGCCACAACTAACTAGACAGTCAACCCCCATGAGGTCTCCATCGCCATCAGCCAAACCTGGGAAAAAGAGAGGCAAGGAAGAGCTTCAATATGGCAGAGGAGAAGTTTTTTATGCAATCCATTTTCGTCCTTTGTCAGAACAGCAAATCCGAGAATTGTTGCTTAAATGGGTCTCCACACAACCTTCCTATCGGAAGCAGGCGGCAAAAGAAATGATCTTCCGCTCAGTGAGCTCAGTGACAGTGTATCTCTATAGGCTGGACACCTTTATAGAGGAACGGTCTATTCATGCCAAGTTTGAGCCCTACGGTACCCATGTGCTTGACAGACCTGTGGAGGGGTGGAGGCTGGATCCATGGGACCTAGCTGCCTCTCCTTTTCAGATGTTTAACAATGAAATAAAGTGTGTGAGGGTCCCACACACAGATGAAGTGCAGATGTGTCCTGAATGTGAAGGCAAACGGTGTGTACCTTGTAAAGCCTGCTTCGGCACTGGTACCATGAGATGTTTGGCCTGTGAAGGCACTGGCAGAAATTGGTTTAGGATGTCCTGCTCAGCCTGCCAAGGCAGGCAGCTTCTCAAATGTACCACCTGTTTTGGCACTGCCCAGCTCTCCTGCCAATCCTGCATCGGCCAAGGATTTTGCTGTTACTTCAAAGAACTGAAAGTGGAATTTCGGAACATCATGTACCAGCATATTTTTACCACACTGGAGATCCCTCGCCATCTGCTGGCCGAGGCTGAAGGAGATATTCTGTATGAGCAAGATGGTAGAAGGGTCAGCCCAATCACCAGTTTTCCTGACGAAAGTATTAATAAAGCATCACAGGTGTTTGTAGAAATAAGCAAAAGATTCTCAGGTCCTGATTGCCAGATCTTGTGGCAGAAACATCACTTAAAAGCAGTTCCTGTCACCACTGTTTGCTATCAGTGGAGAAAGGATGGAAAATTCTTTGTGTATGGAATTAAAAACTCTGTTTATTGCATTGATTATCCGAGTCAAAGTACTTCCTGCTTACCAGCATGTTGTTAG